From the genome of Ralstonia insidiosa:
CCGGTATCGGTTGGTCCGGGGGCCACGGCGTTGACGCGAACGCCCGAGGCAGCCACTTCGAGTGCGGCCGACTTGGTCATGCCTTCGACCGCGTGCTTGCTGCCGGCGTACACCGACGCATAAGCCGCACCTTCGTGTCCATAGGTCGACGAGATGTTGACGATGCTGCCGCTGCCCTGGGCGGTCATCACGCGCAGCTCATGCTTCATGCTCAGCAGCGTGCCCAGCACGTTGGTGTCGAAGGTGGCGGCGTAGCTGTCAGCGGTCTGGTTGACGATCAGGCCGGGCTGGCCTTCGGTGCCGGCGTTGTTGACGGCCACGTCAAGGCGGCCGAAGTGGGCCACGGTCTGGTCCACCAGATCCTGAACCTCGCGGTCGTGCCGGACGTCGGCCTGGATGAAGTGGGCGTCGGCGCCCAACTGACGGAGTTCGGACTCCAGCGCCTTGCCTTCGGCCGGCCGACGGCCGGAGATGACGAGACGGGCGCCGCTGTCGGCGAATGCCAGGGCGGTGGCGCGGCCGATGCCGGTCAGCGCGCCGGTGATGAGAATGACGGGATGGTTCATGATAGGTTCCTTGAGGTATGACTTTGGATGCATGGGGCGAGGGGCCGTTTCCGTTGTCTGGAAGCCGCTGCCCCCGTCGCCATGGAAGAGAATTTAGGGATTCCCGCCCCGGAACAAAAAGACTTTGTAAGCTGGTGGGCATGCCTGAAATGCATGGGGCCACGTATGGAACTGAGACATCTGCGCTACTTCATCGCCGTGGCCGAGACCGGCAGCCTGACGGTGGCTGCCGAGCGGCGGTTGCACACCTCCCAGCCTTCACTGAGCCGGCAGATCCGCGATCTGGAGGACCAAGTGGGTGTGGAGCTGCTGCGCCGCAGCGCGCGCGGTGTCGAACTGACGCCAGCGGGGAAGGCCTTCATCGATCACGCGCGATTGGCGCTGAGCCAGGTCGATGCGGCAATCGAGGCCGCGCGTCGGGCAGCGCAGCCGAGCAAGCAGCGCTTCGCGCTGGGTTTCCTGACGGGACAGGAGATGACCTGGCTGCCGAAAGCGCTGCACCTGCTGCGCGATGAGCTGCCGAATATCGACGTGACGGTCTCCAGCGATTACTCGCCAGACCTGGCGGATGCCTTGGCGCGAGGCCGGCTGGACCTGGCTTTTCTGCGCGCCGAGCCGGGCTTTGATCTGGACTACACAACGGTCGGGCGCGAGCCCCTGGTCGTGTTGATGCCGAGCGACCATGCACTGGCCGCGCAAGAGCGCATCCGACCGCAACAACTGGTGGGGCAGCCCTTTGTGGGGATGGCCAACAAGGCTCGGGTGCTGCGTGCGGTTGTGGAGGACTATCTGCAGCGCGAAGGCGTGTCGCTGACGCCCACGCAAGGTGTGGACAACCCGGCAATGGTGATGTCGCTGGTGGCCTCGACGCGGGGGCTTGCGCTGATTCCCGACTATGTGGAGAACCTGCTGCCGTGGTCCGTGGTGAGCCGGCCGCTGGCGGGAGACGTGCCAATGATCGATCTCGTCGTCGGCCACAGTCGATCCAACGCTTCACCGATCCTCAAGCTGTTCTTGTCCCGCCTAAGCGAACTGGCCCAGCGGGCGCCGGACGAGCAACGCCGCTAAGAACCCCTTAGGGGCAGGCGGCTGTCGACCTGCGGCCGCCTGACAAATCCGAACCACCCATGCATCGCGCGAAACAGTAGGTGATGCAGTCGGGCTGCCTATTCATTGCATGAGCAAGCTTGTTGCCCGACAAGGTTGCATCCAGCCGGAACAACGAGATTCAAACACCATGTGGTGATGTGCTGAATGCGGGCGATTTCCAGTTCGCGCCAGCTTGCGCCTCCACAAATTCAATGACCTGCCTGTTTCAGCCGTGACACAAAAATGCGTGCTTGAGCAGTGTGTTGCCCTTGAGGGCGGGCGCATTCCTAGGGAAATCAAGGTGTTAATCGCCCTGGCACAGATGTCGCTCTATGCCCTGCGGGGAGGAGCCAGCCATGCCAACAATCACCTCGCGGCGCCATGCTTGGCGCGTGGCGATCTACTGCGCGATTGAGCCAATCGCACTGGCTGCCGGTTTTGCAATGATGCTTGCCGGCGCGCCGGTATTCGCAGACGAGGGCGACATCATCGTGCAACGCGATGTTACGCCGCGCATCGCCTATCGGGGCGTGTCCACCGAGTCTTTACCGGTGCGCACTGCGGTCAGCCCGTTTCCTACCCAGGCATTCAATCAGTCGGTTGGGTCGGTCATGTCTGTGCTCTCTGACGGAGAACTCAGCACGTCACATGCATCTGCCGCCAACACCACCGCCGGATTGCAGCGTGTGCTGACTTCGCAGTCGAGTGGGGTGCAGCCCGCAGCGGGCGGGCTCGCAGTCGGAACCGCCGTAGGTGGTGCGGCCGTTGGCGGTGTGGGTGGCCAAGTGATGCAGGCTACGGCCGGCATCGCTTCGCAGATCAGCGGTGCGTTGGCACCGCTCTCACGAGGTGGTCAGCCGTGAAATCGCTAACGCTGCCCCACGTTGTGGTGGCGATGAGCATCGTGGCGACCGGCGCGGCATGGGCCCAGGGGACACCGCTGTCTGCCGCGATCGATGGGGGTGCCGCTGCCAACACGGCCGGACGCATCGCCGTCAATCAGGTGTCGGGGGGCGGTAACGCCCAGGCAAACCTGGCGGCCTTGTCGACCGATGCAGCCGGCGTCGTGTCATCACAGGTTGTCGGGCGAGCCGCACCCGGCCTGTCGGCATCGAGCCGCCTGGCGGGGGCGTCCTTCAATGGCGCGGCGGGGCTGGTGTCGATCAACCAAGCCAGCGGTGCCGGCAATGCGCAAGTGAACGTCGCGGTAATAGCCCCCACCGCTTCCGTTATGCAACAGCAATCCCACCACATTGAGCCACTTGCCGACAGCGCGCTGTCTGGCGTGGCAGTGCAGTCTCGTCGTCAGGATGCCGCGCCCGCGGCGGAGGGTAGGCAAGACGCGTCGATCGCATCGACCGCGTTGCGCAATACCTCCGGCGTTGTGCAGGTGAACCAGGCGGCAGGAACGGGGAATGTCGTATCCAACGTCTTTGTGCTCCGTCCCCCGGCGGGCACTCTTTTTTAACAGCAACAAAGGAAGGGAGATCACCATGAAAGCCAAACTGACTGCCATTGCTGTACTCGCCCTGCTTGCTGCAGGTGCCGCCCAGGCCCAGAGCCGCGACGAAGGTCCGCGCTCTTCCGGGGCGGTCATCAGCAACGTGACCGAGATCAGCAATGACATCTATGTGCGGGGCTACGGCCTGGCACTGGGTTTTGTGCCGTTCAGCTCGGAATCGTCGGCCGTTGTCGATTCCACGCAGAGCAGCAACAACAACTCGGTCGACCTGCCGCGCGGCAGCAACACGGCGACGGTTGATGGACAAGCGCTCAAGGGCGCGCAGGGTGCGGTGGGCGTGAACGTAACGTCAGGCGCAGGCAACGTCCAGTCCAACGACGTGGCACTGGCTGCAGTGGATGCCGGCAAGGTGTTCGCCTCCGCGCAGGTGTTCAACACCCAGTCGGACCCGGGTGAGTCTCTGTCAATCGGCAATGCCGTCAACAAGGCATCGCTGGGCGGCAGCGCACTCAACGGCGCTAAGGGCACCATTGGCGTGAACATCGCCGCAGGTGCAGGCGAGCTGCAAGAAAACGGCATGGCGGCATCGACCAACAGCTCGGGCCGTATCGCCAAGGCAACCGACTACAACAAGCAGTCGGCCGACAACAACTCGCTGCGTCTGAATGGTTGCGATCCGACCAATGTTGCATCGCTGAACGGTACCGCGCTGATGAACGCCATGGGCAATATCGGCGTGAACATCGCCGCTGGCGCGGGTAACCTGCAGCACAACGGTCTGGCAATCGCCACCGCCAAGGGCGCGAACTAAAGCAACGTCCGTTCACCCGGCCGTGAGCCAGCGGTCGGGTGTCTGGTCCCCTTGGGGGGGGAGTCATGCGACTGAACCGGCGATCAATGGGCACGATTGGGTTGTGTCTCCTCTGCACATGCGGCTTGTGGGCAGCACAGGCAGGCGCCCAGGAGAGCGCGATCGCGTTACGCGCGGATAGTGAGATGCCGTTGAACAAGCCGGTCAAGAGTATGGCGGAGCTACGCTATCGCAGCGTCATGCGCCAGCAGCAGGATTTCAGTTGTGGGGCTGCCGCGGTCGGCACGTTGCTGCGCTATGCCTATGGCATGGACATCGACGAGCGCCGTGTCATTGCCGACATGATGAACGTGAGCGACCCGAAGCAGGTCGCCGAGCAGGGATTCTCCATGCTCGATATGCGCAACTACGTGCAGACACTGGGCTTTCGTGGCCGAGGCTACCGTGTCGACATGGCGGCGTTGCGTGATCTGGCGATCCCGGTGATCGTCTTGCTGAGCGTGAACGGGTACCAACACTTCGTGGTCGTCAAACGTGCGGCCCAGGGGCGGGTGTTCATCGCCGACCCTGCACTGGGTAACCGCATCATGCAGGAGTGGGAATTTGCGCCTGCGTGGAACGGCCTTGTATTCGCAATTGTCGGCGACGTGTCCGTCCAGGCCGATTCCGGATTGATGCAGACCAATGCTCCTACCTTGCGTGCGCGTGAGAATGCCGCGTTCTCCGGTGGGGCGCTGCCGATCCAGATGGAATTCGGGCCTGCTCGGTGGGACCTGTTCTGATGAAAACCAAGACACTCGCATGGATGCTGCCGCTGGCGTATGCCGGCTGGTGTACCGGCGCCAGCGCTGGGACGCTTCCCAACCTTGCCGAGGCGTCCGACGCGCACGACAGTGCCGTGTTGTTTCATTCCGGTACCGTTGTCGAGCTGGCCGATGATGGCGAGCTGGCCCAACAGCGCGGCAAATACCTGGGCGCAAGCATCGTTAGCGGCTTCATGATTGAAATGGCCTCGCAATGGCGCAACGAGGCCGGACAGGCAGCGGCTGAAGCCCGAATACTGGCGACCAACCTGCGCAGCAGTACCGCCAATGTTGCGGTGAGCACGCAGGCATCCGTGCAGATGGGCGCTGGCGCCCTGGCAGGCGCCTCGTCCGGGGCGACCGCCTCGGGTGGGGCTGGGGTACAGGT
Proteins encoded in this window:
- a CDS encoding SDR family NAD(P)-dependent oxidoreductase codes for the protein MNHPVILITGALTGIGRATALAFADSGARLVISGRRPAEGKALESELRQLGADAHFIQADVRHDREVQDLVDQTVAHFGRLDVAVNNAGTEGQPGLIVNQTADSYAATFDTNVLGTLLSMKHELRVMTAQGSGSIVNISSTYGHEGAAYASVYAGSKHAVEGMTKSAALEVAASGVRVNAVAPGPTDTGMLDRFTGTPENKAALASGVPLGRVGKPAEIAAAVRFLASEAAAFVTGQIVTVDGGKTAG
- a CDS encoding LysR family transcriptional regulator, which translates into the protein MELRHLRYFIAVAETGSLTVAAERRLHTSQPSLSRQIRDLEDQVGVELLRRSARGVELTPAGKAFIDHARLALSQVDAAIEAARRAAQPSKQRFALGFLTGQEMTWLPKALHLLRDELPNIDVTVSSDYSPDLADALARGRLDLAFLRAEPGFDLDYTTVGREPLVVLMPSDHALAAQERIRPQQLVGQPFVGMANKARVLRAVVEDYLQREGVSLTPTQGVDNPAMVMSLVASTRGLALIPDYVENLLPWSVVSRPLAGDVPMIDLVVGHSRSNASPILKLFLSRLSELAQRAPDEQRR
- a CDS encoding C39 family peptidase, which encodes MRLNRRSMGTIGLCLLCTCGLWAAQAGAQESAIALRADSEMPLNKPVKSMAELRYRSVMRQQQDFSCGAAAVGTLLRYAYGMDIDERRVIADMMNVSDPKQVAEQGFSMLDMRNYVQTLGFRGRGYRVDMAALRDLAIPVIVLLSVNGYQHFVVVKRAAQGRVFIADPALGNRIMQEWEFAPAWNGLVFAIVGDVSVQADSGLMQTNAPTLRARENAAFSGGALPIQMEFGPARWDLF